One window of the Stigmatella aurantiaca genome contains the following:
- a CDS encoding penicillin-binding protein activator has product MDVLSPARRVLALALALFLTACPKSSSHVRPDDGSGDPSGGTSSGRPRVEAKKDPAADAALAQAVEAAAREQDPKRAAESFLVVRKTYPETTASQEALYRAGVLFYEAEDYVNARKSFNELLFENPIYPQAQEVKQKLARSALEVGAYRDAYQTLSSLAERAEGAERLKLLEDASRAAQGAGLYSSALTIEVELAEEAKTPEAQAAAAKRLEQVVEGRADFVDIARVAEGLSPRHPAWPILTFKLARIYYHLRDWTRLEETLNRFLQEAPTSAFAPQAKELLARATRRVEVRPRTVGVLLPMTGRFKPIGEAVLRGVQLALNGSDIELIVKDTQGEVNLAGQGVEQLAFDEGAIAVLGPLVPDEARRAALVSEELQIPLLTMARQEGITGIGPYIFRNMLTNSAQAEAIAEYALNVRGIKRFALLYPNLSYGVELANTFWDEVLKRGGVVRGAETYSHDQTTFTNEAKKLVGRYYLEDRADYIEGVREVNSQEQDAFRRRKAMEKMKSGVEPVVDFDGIFIPDDWKRVSLVGPALAVEDIITNACDPRDLERIRKTTGKKDLKTVTLFGTNLWNSPKGQSGLPELVERGGKFVTCSVFVDGFFIDSQRPATRKFVQAFRTAYKAETGRDPGLLEAIGYDSALMVRQIIEKARPATRGAMRDALANLKDFEGATGRTSFNDQREAIKPLFLLSVDSKGVKEITPEATGGTGGSGS; this is encoded by the coding sequence CGCGGCGCGCGAGCAGGACCCCAAGCGGGCGGCCGAGTCCTTCCTGGTGGTGCGCAAGACGTACCCGGAGACCACCGCCAGCCAGGAGGCCCTCTACCGGGCGGGCGTCCTCTTCTACGAGGCGGAGGACTACGTGAATGCGCGCAAGTCCTTCAACGAGCTGCTCTTCGAGAACCCCATCTACCCGCAGGCGCAGGAGGTGAAGCAGAAGCTGGCCCGCTCCGCGCTGGAGGTGGGCGCCTACCGGGATGCGTACCAGACGCTCTCCAGCCTCGCCGAGCGCGCCGAAGGCGCCGAGCGCCTGAAGCTGCTCGAGGACGCGAGCCGCGCCGCGCAGGGCGCCGGGCTCTACTCCTCGGCGCTGACCATCGAGGTGGAGCTGGCCGAGGAGGCCAAGACGCCCGAGGCCCAGGCCGCCGCCGCCAAGCGGCTGGAGCAGGTGGTGGAGGGCCGCGCGGACTTCGTGGACATCGCGCGCGTGGCGGAAGGGCTGTCGCCGCGCCACCCCGCCTGGCCCATCCTCACCTTCAAGCTGGCGCGCATCTACTACCACCTGCGTGACTGGACGCGGCTGGAGGAGACGCTCAACCGCTTCCTCCAGGAGGCCCCCACCAGCGCCTTCGCCCCCCAGGCCAAGGAGCTGCTGGCGCGGGCCACCCGCCGCGTGGAGGTGCGCCCGCGCACCGTGGGCGTGCTGCTGCCCATGACGGGCCGCTTCAAGCCCATCGGCGAGGCGGTGCTGCGCGGGGTGCAGCTGGCGCTCAACGGCAGCGACATCGAGCTCATCGTCAAGGACACGCAGGGCGAGGTGAACCTCGCGGGCCAGGGCGTGGAGCAGCTCGCGTTCGACGAGGGGGCCATCGCCGTGCTGGGGCCCCTGGTGCCGGACGAGGCCCGCCGCGCGGCGCTGGTGTCCGAGGAGCTGCAGATTCCCCTGCTGACGATGGCGCGCCAGGAGGGCATCACCGGCATCGGGCCGTACATCTTCCGCAACATGCTCACCAACTCCGCGCAGGCGGAGGCCATCGCCGAGTACGCCCTCAACGTCCGGGGCATCAAGCGCTTCGCGCTGCTCTACCCGAACCTCTCGTACGGCGTGGAGCTGGCCAACACCTTCTGGGACGAGGTGCTCAAGCGCGGCGGCGTGGTGCGCGGCGCGGAGACGTACTCGCACGACCAGACGACGTTCACCAACGAGGCGAAGAAGCTCGTGGGCCGGTACTACCTGGAGGACCGGGCGGACTACATCGAGGGCGTGCGCGAGGTGAATTCCCAGGAGCAGGACGCGTTCCGCCGCCGCAAGGCGATGGAGAAGATGAAGAGCGGTGTGGAGCCGGTGGTGGACTTCGACGGCATCTTCATCCCGGATGACTGGAAGCGCGTGAGCCTCGTGGGCCCGGCGCTCGCGGTGGAGGACATCATCACCAACGCGTGTGATCCGCGCGACCTGGAGCGCATCCGCAAGACGACGGGCAAGAAGGACCTGAAGACGGTGACGCTCTTTGGCACCAACCTGTGGAACAGCCCCAAGGGGCAGAGCGGGCTGCCGGAGCTGGTGGAGCGCGGCGGCAAGTTCGTCACCTGCTCGGTGTTCGTGGATGGCTTCTTCATCGACTCGCAGCGCCCGGCCACGCGCAAGTTCGTCCAGGCCTTCCGCACCGCCTACAAGGCGGAGACGGGGCGCGATCCGGGCCTGCTGGAGGCCATCGGGTACGACTCGGCGCTGATGGTGCGGCAGATCATCGAGAAGGCGCGCCCGGCCACGCGCGGCGCGATGCGCGATGCGCTCGCCAACCTCAAGGACTTCGAGGGCGCCACGGGCCGCACCTCCTTCAATGATCAGCGCGAGGCCATCAAGCCGCTCTTCCTCCTGTCCGTGGACAGCAAGGGCGTGAAGGAAATCACCCCGGAGGCCACGGGAGGCACGGGGGGCTCGGGTTCATGA
- a CDS encoding WD40 repeat domain-containing protein yields the protein MSRRAWLPWGLLAFAVGCSHAPVLAPDVAAQLAAAPGGYLQGEVRGLEPGPVLNNKDFVWSLAFSPDSTRVAYTHLGAKAYLLALWTLGPPPTLVTDTPINRYEQDLEAVAFSADGARLATAGRDGQVRLFDGTTGAPQGQMLLEEPLTAVAFHPEGRYLVVGSAQGLLTVLTVPQLTYVHEVRAHQDAVSALAFAADGTLYTGSWDRHVRVWSPREEALRPDQVRARFERRGGFAVVRASVNGKAQAAFALDGRLPAIVLDTRTAAEAGIDVAFLKDTLPVPTALGNTVAPLARGQSLRFKTLLVEGVDIAVCDACVPTGTQGVLGAPFTGRFELSFDEQHGEVLLAAKEASQAEGAPVRGLVLAPGTDFTFEAHVNDVTVDARGQRLGVAFSEAKAERTRTVYEREKKGIEEPQAPFNAGALVDAASGRILQKWTGPRGVVSTASISPDGRSLAVGGWDKRLRLYTEGQAQPWGERAFGWSVRRARFSPDGRWVGVAAWTPQNPVGDQESDPAAALYEVRYASPTVGRR from the coding sequence ATGAGCCGAAGGGCGTGGCTGCCGTGGGGGCTGCTGGCGTTCGCGGTGGGGTGCAGCCATGCGCCCGTGCTGGCGCCGGACGTGGCCGCGCAGCTGGCGGCAGCCCCTGGCGGGTACCTGCAGGGCGAGGTGCGTGGGCTGGAGCCAGGGCCCGTGCTCAACAACAAGGACTTCGTCTGGTCCCTCGCCTTCTCGCCGGACAGCACGCGCGTGGCGTACACGCACCTGGGGGCCAAGGCCTACCTGCTGGCGCTGTGGACGCTGGGCCCGCCGCCCACGCTTGTCACCGACACGCCCATCAACCGCTACGAGCAGGACCTGGAGGCGGTGGCCTTCTCCGCGGACGGCGCGAGGCTGGCCACCGCGGGGCGGGATGGCCAGGTGCGCCTCTTCGACGGCACCACGGGCGCGCCCCAGGGCCAGATGCTCCTGGAGGAGCCGCTCACGGCGGTGGCCTTCCACCCGGAGGGCCGCTACCTCGTGGTGGGCAGTGCCCAGGGGCTGCTCACCGTGCTGACGGTGCCGCAGCTCACCTATGTCCATGAGGTCCGCGCGCACCAGGACGCGGTGAGCGCGCTGGCCTTCGCGGCGGATGGGACGCTGTACACGGGCAGCTGGGACAGGCACGTGCGCGTGTGGAGCCCCCGCGAGGAGGCGCTGCGGCCGGACCAGGTGCGGGCGCGCTTCGAGCGGCGGGGCGGCTTCGCGGTGGTGCGGGCCTCCGTGAACGGCAAGGCGCAGGCCGCCTTCGCGCTGGATGGGCGCCTGCCGGCCATCGTCCTGGACACCCGGACGGCGGCCGAGGCGGGCATCGACGTGGCCTTCCTGAAGGACACGCTCCCGGTGCCCACGGCGCTGGGCAACACCGTGGCGCCGCTGGCGCGCGGCCAGTCGCTGCGCTTCAAGACGCTGCTCGTGGAGGGCGTGGACATCGCGGTGTGTGACGCGTGCGTGCCCACGGGCACGCAGGGCGTGCTGGGCGCGCCCTTCACCGGCCGCTTCGAGCTGTCCTTCGACGAGCAGCATGGCGAGGTCCTCCTCGCGGCCAAGGAGGCCTCGCAGGCTGAAGGAGCCCCGGTGCGCGGGCTGGTGCTGGCGCCCGGCACGGACTTCACCTTCGAGGCCCACGTGAACGACGTCACCGTGGACGCGCGCGGCCAGCGCCTGGGCGTGGCCTTCTCGGAAGCCAAGGCCGAGCGCACGCGCACGGTGTACGAGCGGGAGAAGAAGGGCATCGAGGAGCCCCAGGCGCCCTTCAACGCCGGCGCGCTGGTGGATGCCGCCTCGGGCCGCATCCTCCAGAAGTGGACGGGGCCCCGGGGCGTGGTGTCCACGGCGAGCATCTCGCCGGATGGGCGCTCGCTGGCGGTGGGCGGCTGGGACAAGCGCCTGCGCCTGTACACCGAGGGCCAGGCGCAGCCCTGGGGCGAGCGGGCCTTTGGCTGGTCCGTGCGCCGGGCGCGCTTCAGCCCGGATGGGCGCTGGGTGGGCGTGGCCGCGTGGACGCCGCAGAACCCGGTGGGCGACCAGGAGAGTGATCCGGCCGCGGCGCTCTACGAGGTGCGCTACGCCTCGCCCACGGTGGGGCGGCGCTAG